A segment of the Gossypium hirsutum isolate 1008001.06 chromosome D10, Gossypium_hirsutum_v2.1, whole genome shotgun sequence genome:
CGTGCATAATCTTATTGTGCGTAGTGCTTAATCTGCCATAAATAATATAGTAGAGAAATATTAACATATTCATTTTCCTTTCCAATAATTCATTGCAACTCAACTACATCACTGAAACAATAAACTTTCTTGGAGTCCATTACAATTGGGATATAAAAACAATTAgaaattttacttttttcttttctttaaatttgatTCCTCATATGTGCTGCAATTTTTGCAGAACATACATATAGCATGAAATACATATTATAAACAAACTTGGTTTTTGAAAATACATTTATAAGCAAACTTGGGTGGTGTTTGTTGAACATTGAGAAGCTCTTTCTAACAGTTTAACATGGAGGCAAATCCTTGGGTGGAGGCAGAATTGATTGATCAGCTCCTTTTCCATCTTCAACCACAAAAGCCATTTTCAATCCCCACCCAGTATGGAGCTCCAAATGACAATGCATAAACCAAACACCTAAACCCGGCAAAATCCAATGAAATTTGAACTTATATTACTTGAACTCGAGAAATTCAATAATGAAAACAAATTGAGTTCGTGATGGTACCTGGATTGTCTGCTCTAAACCGAATGGCGGTCCAACCTCCAGTCGGAACACCAACTGTGTTCCTTTCAACAGGATCGACTAAGTTGTACTTTGCCGGATCTTTGACAGGATCGAAGTTTCCGATACCGGTTCCGACCACGAAGAAGTTATAGCCATGGAGATGGAATGGATGTGACTCAACAGTAAGGAGATTAGTGTCTTGTAGCACTAGCTCAACTGTAGAATTGAAGGCTATTTTGCTAAGCCTTGTCCCATGTGCAGTGCCAAGATTGGCTGTTAAGGGTGCACCAGTATAGTTAAATGGCTTAGGAGGTTTATCAGGGAAATCAGTTGTAAAAACTCCACTGATGTTGAAGTAATGAGCTTGGAGAAGTCCAATTTTAGGCATCACAAAAGAAATATTGTTCAACGAGGCTAAGATTCTTGTCCCATTAACGCATGTCGGGCAAGAATCTTTGCCGAAACCAACCGTGTAGAACAGTTTTCGATCGACTTTAAGGGGAACATTTGCAGGAAAATTTGCAGAGTTTAAGCTCTTGAGCTTTTTGTTGTAACTCAAAGCGAAATCTGTGTCATTGGAAGCTGGTAACTGAGGAAGTGTAGGAAGAACAGTGTTGGGGATTCCTTTGTATTGGAATATCCCTGTCGCGGTTTTGTTGTCTACAGGGATTGGAGCATCCATGAAAGGCCTAGCAGCCATGAAATATCTCCCAGGGGATTGGTTGGCTTGTATTAGAACGTTCGTGGTTTGCCCTGGTGCAATCAGTATCGCTTGAGTGACGAACGGTTTTGTATAAACTGCGTCCACCTCAACTACTGTCATGTTATGACCGGCAATCGCGAAGAAAAGCTCGTCGTTGAGAGCAGCATTGATGATTCTTAGCAAGTATGTTTTCCCGGATTCGACTTCCATTGCAAATGTATCTGAAAAGTGAAAACATTCAGGATCATGTAACAGAACATGTTTTCCAACAAAATTTCTTCAAAGTTTCAACTTACGTTTCTCAGAACATGGAAAAAGAGGTCCAGGTTTCCCATTGATAGTGTGTGCATCCGACATGTTTGGTGGCAATCCCATGTTATTTCCTTGCTTGACAATCTCTTCAACATCTTTGTGCCACCATTCCCCTGCACCATGAACACAGTTTTCATCATCATCACAGAAAGGAACTCGTTTATCAATCAAAAAACATCAACCCTGGAACCGACCTAAAACAACAAGCTGTTCCATGTTCGGCTTCGGGAACGGATATGGCATTCCTTGTTTCGGCATGATGACAATGGCTCCATACACCGTAGCCCTTAGCCAAAGAATGTGTGCATGCCACCATAAAGTTCCTCTTTGCCCTGTTACATTGAAGTCGTAAGCGTAGCTATTCCCTGTCTTAATCGGACATTGTGTTATGTAAGCCGGTCCATCCGCCCAACCATTTCGATATTGCTTCAATCCATGCCTAAACAGATCATCAAACAACACATTATAAGAAACCttgttgcaatttttttttcctgcatattaataaaaaatcttaccagtgaatggACATGTTATATTTTGCATGGTTTGTAACATTGACAATAACTCTGTCTCCCTCTCTAGCATAGATTGTAGGCCCTGGAAACCTCCCGTTTACCTTTACGATTGGCTTTGCATGGCACAGTCTGCTAACATTCTTCACTTGAATCTGTTTAAAAACACATCATCAAGTGAAACAGCTgaaatattacaaaaattatataaaatgctCAGTTTTTGATTGACTCACATCAAACTGGTACTTCCTTACAGCAGCTTCTGCTGGAAAAGAAATGAATGCAATTAAACCGACCAGAAAAAGGGTCGTTTTGGAAACGAAATCACCATTGATAGCCATTCTAGCTGAGCTAAAAGCTTTTAAAACTTTTCGGTGCTTGTATGGATGTGAGACATGAAGTTGAACGTATCAAGTATTTATATAAGCTTTAAAAGAAAGGGGTAAAATTATAGGAATATAAGAAGAAGAGAATGAAGCTGATTAGGTAAAAGTTGCATAGTCTCCTTATGTCAAAGCTTGTAAGCAAAATACTGAAAGAGACTTTCAGTGCCATTGATAGGCGTAGAGGTTGAGGTTGTGAATCTAAGGAAGCAAAATGCTGAAAGAAACTCCCGgtatccaattttttttaaacgaTTCAAAAATTTGAGATTGAAAGGTATATACCAACCTAATCCTACATACAACACCAAGCTTTACCGCTAAGGAAGGCACTTTTTTTAACCTCATGTTGCATGCCCCTTTCTactttataaaatgatatattatattttaaagtaaatatttagCATTCTGGTTTTCGGAATTCAATCagaattaaccaaaatttttagTGGAATGCTTTTTAGCATTGTTTATTGATTAAAAATCTAATACAGAAAAGCTTACTTCTAAGCATTTTGTAGCATTTCTTTGTAAGTCTGAGTTTGCTTATTAATGGGCACATATGCTTTGCAGAGAAACTTTGTATTGCTTGTTACCAAAccattttgaaaatagaaaagaagtATGGAAATGGAGGAATATCAACCTTAAAGtaaagaaatgagaaacattgTGTGGAATAGTTGTTTTTGGATGGATTTATTATAATCACGAAATACCCGCTTTCTTTTAGCAATTTTTTCATTTCAGCATTATCCTTCTCACTCTCCTTATATGGGTTTCACTAACAATCACAATCTTGCTTCTCAAAGCTGTAAATAGTAATCGCATAaatatcaaaatccaatttataaataaaaattcatttttcaataaaactttataaaaaatacatacaaaattataaatatattcttttcattttctaacatcacatttatttattaaaataataattttatcctaAAAATaacttctaaatatttttttttatttttaaattttaagaatcaagattaaattgacagaatgtgtaaaattgagggttaaatttattaatattttttagaattaggatcaaactGATAGACTTTATAAACATTGAAGgcctaaatttgttattatgttaTTCCATTAGTGGTTTAACGGAGGAGtaaccaaaatattaaatttggatAACATTAGTAActaatacaaaaaaatttaaaaaatttaaaactaaatgaccaaaaaagTACTAATAATTAAGTGACTGATTATAGAATTTACCCTAATTTTTGGGTTGCAACTATCCAAAGTTGGATGCCTTGCCCGCAAAGACATATTAGACATCCAAACATTTAGCAAAGCCCAAACTGTTTAACTTATATGAGCCCAATTAGCCCAAGAGACCAACAAAACCATATCACTAAAAGGGCCATTGTTGAGCACTGTGCATCAAACCCACAAACCTCTCCCTCTCGCCAACTTCAAAACTTGAGGTTTCTTTTGGATGGGCGGTGAGATTGAATTCAGAgagattaaaaataatagtaGCGATTAGATTAGTTATTGACACAGTGAGATGAAATACTACATTGGTGAAATTAAAAATAGTGATGAGATATGTGTTTAGATTTAATCACAAAATAGTAGTAGAAAATGACTATAAAggacattaaattaaaataaatatatataataaaaattaaaaaatatatgtatattaaataataaatataaattaaatttatatcaatGTTAACTgatagttaaaaaaatattaaagtgtttaaaatatcaaaaacattAGTTTAAAATGTTATCGACATAATTTTAATCGCTGCTCCTTGCTATCTTCACTACATTAAgagttttatataatttaatttataaattatttgaaaatttaatacataattaaaaattttattgtaacattatttaaatagtttaatcaatatataattatattaaaataataaataaaaagttaaaaaacctctaaatcaaaataagtaaaagtaaataaattgcaATTGGAAACGGAAACGGAAATATTAAAATGCATTGGAAACcatatgtattaatttattaaaattaaattaataaatttattttaaaagtttaaattcaaaaaagaaaagcaaaagaagTTAGAGGAAATGgtcaattgagtcttagttcaattggtatagatattattgtcaatgtaggaaGACATGAATTTAAttgcgttgaagcgcattatcctcctatccACACTGAAGTTGCATTTCAATCATCAATTCCACATCacttatataatttatatgtttaaattttttttttggatgcaAACCTTCACATAATTTTTGATcagtgaggtttttttttttcctttttataaagACATAGCTTATGGAGTTTTATAAATTTGGGAGACAAAGTTTAAAGTATAGCAAATGTTTCATTTCTTATTTGGTTGGTGCGGGAATATTTTAACACTACAAATGGGTTGAGATTTTATTATGTATTCTTAAGTTgtatctaaaaataaataaataaataagacatGTGATCAAATCTCAACCtcgtttttaaaattaaaattttttaccacttatgtattggatatttttttttaatatgtccTATAAAACCACATATCTTACCCTTAACTTGCTTTTCTGTATGggataattttttcctttttaatagaACACAAATTTGTAATAGATTTGATCTTAAAATATAAGATTTCccttgatttttgatttttttaatatttttcttttctggaaattgaaaaacatatttagtaaatagaaatagaaataaaaatagaaatttattttcaataataaaaatataaaaatatgtttggtacttattatcatttttatgatagaaacataaaaaaacaaaataaagcttATTTTTTAGTACACTTACAATGTCCTTTTTTAgctctgtatatatatatatattttatattttactatattttataaaACACTTGTCATCACTCTAATTCTgtttgtgaaatttaaaaaattcccaAATATTTTCTCATGAAATAAATGCATTACATTTTATATGGATTGTAgagtttgatgtttaaaaaatattgaaaaaaaaatatatttgtgttttatatgaattaaaaaaagggTCAATTTACTTTTTAAAGTTACAATCCTCTAGCTTTTTTCGGTCTTACAAAATATTTGTAgtgaaaacaatttttttgtttaattttcatttttattttcattttttaaaaatatattaaataatttttcttcaatattttttattgagaaaatatttcataaattgagtttttagactccacaagtaaGGTTAGGGGTTGACGAGTCTCCTAtaagagtatagtaaaatattaaaaaaacaacaattttttaaaattgtttatggACTATAAAAAAACTTTGTCAATGTATCAAATACTAAtccttttttatttactaaaatagataaaaaataatttttaattcttaaaatcaaacccaacctaaaattttaaaaattgaaatgcttttttagataaaattaatttaatatcaagaTCCacacaaaatttattaatttcaatttttagtccattgtttaaaaaaagaagaacagAACTTCATGATGTAATcactaatattaaaaaaaatgaaatagtaaaaatcAAAGTGTGGATGTTGTTCTAGAAGTTGGCACATGTcattcaaaaacatccacttactCGCCCAATTTAGATTTTTATATCTTATTAGTAAGCGAAGTCGTTGTTGTCATTTGACTAAGGATCTCATCTCAGTCTATCCTCTCTTTAACTTCAACCTATTTGCATCCCCTGACACAATATCACATGCATCCTTCAACTTACACATCTCATGTGGTTCGGCTACTTATTTTGACccttttttttattagaaaaatcaaTTCAATAAACTTATGTAACCTTTTCAATGAAGTTTCTTCCAAAAATAGACAGGGCTCAAAAATATGTAGACATAATGACATTGAatactatatattatataaaacaaaCAAATTTGATGTCAAGAATCACATAATTTTAGAAAACAAACTCGTGGTTtaagaataaaaagaaatttgaaagtAAGATTTAAAATTAT
Coding sequences within it:
- the LOC107914267 gene encoding laccase-11, coding for MAINGDFVSKTTLFLVGLIAFISFPAEAAVRKYQFDIQVKNVSRLCHAKPIVKVNGRFPGPTIYAREGDRVIVNVTNHAKYNMSIHWHGLKQYRNGWADGPAYITQCPIKTGNSYAYDFNVTGQRGTLWWHAHILWLRATVYGAIVIMPKQGMPYPFPKPNMEQLVVLGEWWHKDVEEIVKQGNNMGLPPNMSDAHTINGKPGPLFPCSEKHTFAMEVESGKTYLLRIINAALNDELFFAIAGHNMTVVEVDAVYTKPFVTQAILIAPGQTTNVLIQANQSPGRYFMAARPFMDAPIPVDNKTATGIFQYKGIPNTVLPTLPQLPASNDTDFALSYNKKLKSLNSANFPANVPLKVDRKLFYTVGFGKDSCPTCVNGTRILASLNNISFVMPKIGLLQAHYFNISGVFTTDFPDKPPKPFNYTGAPLTANLGTAHGTRLSKIAFNSTVELVLQDTNLLTVESHPFHLHGYNFFVVGTGIGNFDPVKDPAKYNLVDPVERNTVGVPTGGWTAIRFRADNPGVWFMHCHLELHTGWGLKMAFVVEDGKGADQSILPPPKDLPPC